One Kineococcus radiotolerans SRS30216 = ATCC BAA-149 DNA window includes the following coding sequences:
- a CDS encoding histidine phosphatase family protein produces MRLHLVRHGQTPSNVEHLLDTAVPGADLTELGRAQADALVAELGEGGVGAISASPLVRTQQTAAPLAAHLGLGVAVLDGLREIEAGDLEMRGDEASVQRYLAVVAAWLHGDLTVAEPGAEDGRTFFARYDRAVADAVEAARAQGVDTLVLVSHGAAIRTWAGARVGNLSAGFVIATGLENTGVVTLTGTPEDGWTCERWAGAVLDPVAAEAAGEGPAAEPGPVF; encoded by the coding sequence GTGCGCCTCCACCTCGTCCGCCACGGCCAGACCCCCTCCAACGTCGAGCACCTGCTCGACACCGCCGTCCCCGGCGCCGACCTCACCGAGCTCGGCCGGGCGCAGGCCGACGCCCTCGTCGCGGAGCTGGGGGAGGGGGGCGTGGGGGCGATCAGCGCCTCGCCCCTCGTCCGCACCCAGCAGACCGCCGCCCCGCTGGCCGCCCACCTCGGCCTCGGCGTCGCCGTCCTCGACGGGCTGCGCGAGATCGAGGCCGGCGACCTGGAGATGCGCGGCGACGAGGCCTCGGTGCAGCGCTACCTGGCCGTCGTGGCGGCCTGGCTGCACGGCGACCTCACCGTCGCCGAACCCGGGGCCGAGGACGGGCGCACCTTCTTCGCCCGCTACGACCGCGCCGTCGCCGACGCCGTCGAGGCCGCCCGCGCGCAGGGCGTCGACACCCTCGTGCTCGTCAGCCACGGCGCCGCCATCCGCACCTGGGCCGGGGCCCGGGTGGGCAACCTCTCCGCGGGCTTCGTCATCGCCACCGGCCTGGAGAACACCGGCGTCGTCACCCTCACCGGCACCCCCGAGGACGGCTGGACCTGCGAGCGGTGGGCGGGTGCCGTGCTCGACCCCGTCGCCGCCGAGGCCGCCGGCGAGGGCCCGGCCGCCGAGCCGGGACCGGTGTTCTGA
- a CDS encoding Gfo/Idh/MocA family protein: MSVGWGFVGTGGIARTVARALELAPGGRLVAVASRDLDRARGFAADQAAPGPVTPYDDVAGLLADPAVDAVYVATTHPQHHAPARAALLAGKAVLVEKPMTVSLAATRDLLDLARERSVFCMEAYWTRFLPGTLALLETVARGDVGEVLGVHADFGFPAPESLHRFHDPAIGGGSLFDLGPYPVGLALTLLGTPDQVRVAGSLGPTGVDRQVALALGWPSGAVAALSTTMAARTPSRAWIEASEGWIEVHAPLPAAPGFTVHRFGLDGQEHVEVHDHAVADGHRFVLEHVHECLAAGLTSSPLVPPRFSLDLAGVLEEAVVGLGVSRAVEVLDAD, from the coding sequence GTGAGCGTCGGTTGGGGTTTCGTCGGGACCGGGGGCATCGCCCGCACGGTCGCCCGGGCGCTGGAGCTCGCCCCCGGGGGGCGGCTGGTGGCGGTGGCCTCCCGGGACCTGGACCGGGCCCGCGGCTTCGCCGCCGACCAGGCCGCCCCCGGTCCCGTCACGCCCTACGACGACGTGGCGGGGCTGCTGGCCGACCCGGCCGTCGACGCCGTCTACGTCGCCACCACCCACCCCCAGCACCACGCCCCGGCGCGGGCGGCGCTGCTGGCGGGCAAGGCCGTGCTCGTCGAGAAGCCGATGACGGTCAGCCTCGCCGCGACCCGCGACCTGCTCGACCTGGCCCGCGAGCGGTCGGTGTTCTGCATGGAGGCCTACTGGACGCGCTTCCTGCCCGGCACCCTCGCCCTGCTGGAGACCGTCGCGCGCGGGGACGTGGGGGAGGTGCTGGGGGTGCACGCCGACTTCGGCTTCCCCGCGCCGGAGTCGCTGCACCGCTTCCACGACCCCGCCATCGGCGGGGGGTCGCTGTTCGACCTGGGGCCCTACCCGGTCGGCCTGGCCCTGACCCTGCTGGGGACCCCCGACCAGGTGCGGGTGGCCGGGTCGCTGGGGCCGACGGGGGTGGACCGGCAGGTGGCGCTCGCGCTGGGCTGGCCCTCCGGCGCGGTCGCGGCGCTGTCGACGACGATGGCCGCGCGCACCCCCTCGCGGGCCTGGATCGAGGCCAGCGAGGGCTGGATCGAGGTCCACGCCCCGCTGCCGGCCGCCCCCGGCTTCACCGTCCACCGCTTCGGCCTCGACGGGCAGGAGCACGTCGAGGTGCACGACCACGCCGTGGCCGACGGGCACCGGTTCGTGCTGGAGCACGTCCACGAGTGCCTGGCCGCGGGGCTGACCTCCAGCCCGCTGGTGCCGCCGCGGTTCAGCCTGGACCTCGCGGGCGTGCTGGAGGAGGCCGTGGTGGGTCTCGGGGTGTCCCGGGCGGTGGAGGTCCTGGACGCGGATTAG
- a CDS encoding ribokinase, whose product MNDSPLDRDSPLDRDSHGRPRAEKTHDVTVVGSVNADLAIRLDELPPAGQTVRGSDAERGLGGKGANQAVAAARLGRSVAMVAAVGDDDEGRGLRAALAAEGIDVGHVAALDVPTGVAVVLVHGGESTIVLSPGANDRMDEARVQGALAAVSTARVVLLQCEVPDEALVAAARLCTGLLVLNPAPARPLPPELLARADLLVPNAGELAVLAGEPTARDVEGIVAQARRVRPAGTTIVTRGEHGSVVVTPGGHAEVPAVPARLVDATAAGDSFVAALADALLEGAGLLDAAHWAARVAAVTVSRPGASQSLPRKADVPQEAPA is encoded by the coding sequence GTGAACGACAGCCCCCTCGACCGCGACAGCCCCCTCGACCGCGACAGCCACGGCCGGCCCCGCGCGGAGAAGACCCACGACGTCACCGTCGTCGGCAGCGTCAACGCCGACCTCGCCATCCGCCTCGACGAGCTCCCGCCGGCCGGCCAGACCGTGCGCGGCTCCGACGCCGAGCGCGGCCTCGGGGGCAAGGGCGCCAACCAGGCCGTCGCCGCGGCCCGCCTCGGGCGCAGCGTCGCCATGGTCGCCGCCGTCGGCGACGACGACGAGGGGCGCGGGCTGCGCGCGGCGCTGGCCGCCGAGGGCATCGACGTCGGGCACGTCGCCGCCCTCGACGTCCCCACCGGCGTCGCCGTCGTCCTCGTCCACGGCGGGGAGTCCACGATCGTGCTGAGCCCCGGGGCCAACGACCGGATGGACGAGGCCCGCGTGCAGGGGGCGCTGGCTGCCGTCAGCACCGCCCGCGTGGTGCTGCTGCAGTGCGAGGTCCCCGACGAGGCGCTGGTGGCCGCGGCCCGCCTCTGCACCGGCCTGCTGGTGCTCAACCCCGCCCCGGCCCGCCCGCTGCCCCCCGAGCTGCTGGCCCGCGCCGACCTCCTCGTGCCCAACGCCGGCGAGCTGGCCGTCCTCGCCGGGGAGCCCACCGCGCGCGACGTCGAGGGGATCGTCGCCCAGGCCCGCCGGGTCCGCCCCGCCGGGACCACGATCGTCACCCGCGGCGAGCACGGCTCCGTCGTCGTCACCCCCGGCGGGCACGCCGAGGTGCCGGCCGTCCCCGCGCGGCTGGTGGACGCGACGGCGGCCGGCGACAGCTTCGTCGCCGCGCTCGCCGACGCCCTGCTCGAGGGCGCCGGGTTGCTCGACGCCGCGCACTGGGCGGCGCGGGTCGCGGCGGTCACCGTGAGCCGTCCGGGTGCGTCGCAGTCGCTGCCGCGCAAGGCTGACGTCCCGCAGGAAGCACCTGCCTGA
- a CDS encoding nucleoside/nucleotide kinase family protein, with translation MSTPPFEDLLERARAMTTGPRRILGLVGAPGSGKSTLAARLAGALGPRRCVVVPMDGYHYADVVLEALGRRDRKGASDTFDVGGYVSLLRRLRSGEEAVVHAPEFRREIEEPVGSALPVPREVPLVLTEGNYLLLREGPWAALEGLIDETWYLEPPEELRLERLVARHVAFGKDPAAARAWALGSDAANARVIAATRERADLVVTPS, from the coding sequence ATGAGCACTCCCCCCTTCGAGGACCTCCTCGAGCGCGCCCGGGCCATGACCACCGGACCTCGGCGGATCCTCGGCCTCGTCGGCGCTCCCGGCTCGGGCAAGTCGACCCTGGCCGCCCGGCTGGCCGGGGCCCTCGGCCCGCGGCGGTGCGTCGTCGTGCCCATGGACGGCTACCACTACGCCGACGTCGTGCTGGAGGCCCTCGGGCGCCGGGACCGCAAGGGCGCCTCCGACACCTTCGACGTCGGCGGCTACGTCTCGCTGCTGCGCCGGCTGCGGTCGGGGGAGGAGGCCGTCGTGCACGCCCCGGAGTTCCGCCGCGAGATCGAGGAACCGGTCGGTTCGGCCCTGCCCGTGCCGCGCGAGGTCCCGCTGGTCCTCACCGAGGGCAACTACCTGCTGCTGCGCGAGGGGCCCTGGGCCGCGCTGGAGGGGCTGATCGACGAGACCTGGTACCTGGAGCCGCCGGAGGAGCTGCGCCTGGAACGCCTCGTCGCCCGCCACGTCGCCTTCGGCAAGGACCCCGCCGCCGCGCGGGCCTGGGCCCTGGGCAGCGACGCGGCCAACGCCCGCGTCATCGCCGCCACCCGCGAGCGCGCCGACCTCGTCGTCACCCCGTCCTGA
- a CDS encoding MsnO8 family LLM class oxidoreductase, with protein sequence MLLSLLDRSRTRTGRDDADALRATLRRAVHAERLGLHRFWVAEHHAVPGAVGSAPTVLMAAVAAATARIRVGAAGVMLPNHVPFVVAEQLATLSALHPGRVDVGVGRSLGFTAPVRRALGASSAEDFEDRLAELLDWLHGRGPLTLRPSAPAPPVWLLATGNGLGTAARFGLPVVVAGPLLAEPAPLARYRAESPPGRARVTASLDVLVADSAAQARRELLPQAVALARTRSRGEFPPLPSPAEAASAQLSARELADVETTLASAVLGDEAEVAQRLADLVDRTGAVELMVATTLHDEAAEAEADTRLARLVARLGGGLRTAG encoded by the coding sequence GTGCTGCTGTCCCTGCTCGACCGCTCGCGCACCCGCACCGGGCGCGACGACGCCGACGCGCTGCGGGCGACGCTGCGCCGCGCCGTCCACGCCGAGCGGCTCGGCCTGCACCGGTTCTGGGTGGCCGAGCACCACGCGGTGCCCGGCGCGGTGGGGTCGGCGCCGACGGTGCTGATGGCCGCGGTCGCCGCCGCGACCGCGCGGATCCGCGTGGGGGCGGCGGGCGTCATGCTGCCCAACCACGTCCCGTTCGTCGTCGCCGAGCAGCTCGCGACGCTGTCGGCCCTGCACCCGGGCCGCGTCGACGTCGGCGTGGGGCGGTCCCTGGGGTTCACCGCCCCGGTGCGCCGGGCCCTGGGCGCGAGCAGCGCCGAGGACTTCGAGGACCGGCTGGCGGAGCTGCTGGACTGGCTGCACGGGCGCGGCCCGCTGACGCTGCGGCCCTCCGCGCCGGCGCCGCCGGTGTGGCTGCTCGCCACCGGGAACGGCCTGGGCACCGCCGCCCGGTTCGGGCTGCCCGTGGTGGTGGCCGGGCCGCTGCTGGCCGAGCCCGCCCCGCTGGCCCGCTACCGGGCCGAGAGCCCGCCGGGACGGGCGCGGGTCACCGCCTCCCTCGACGTCCTCGTCGCCGACTCCGCCGCGCAGGCCCGGCGGGAGCTGCTGCCGCAGGCGGTGGCGCTGGCCCGGACCCGCAGCCGCGGGGAGTTCCCGCCCCTGCCCAGCCCCGCCGAGGCGGCCTCCGCGCAGCTGAGCGCCCGCGAGCTCGCCGACGTCGAGACGACGCTGGCCTCGGCGGTGCTCGGCGACGAGGCGGAGGTCGCGCAGCGCCTGGCGGACCTCGTGGACCGGACCGGTGCGGTGGAGCTGATGGTGGCGACGACCCTGCACGACGAGGCGGCCGAGGCGGAAGCCGACACCCGGCTGGCGCGGCTGGTCGCGCGGCTGGGGGGCGGGCTCAGAACCGCCGGCTGA
- the recC gene encoding exodeoxyribonuclease V subunit gamma, translating to MLHVHRSESANTLVTALAGLLRDPAPGADPFAPDVLAVGARGTERWIAQRLSHHLGAGDPAAGGGDDGICARVDTSSPAHLLDGVLAAALERTRPGTGDAVERWAPSSLTWDVLEVLDEIAPADGGPAPDGRPEFALLRHHLRHHPGDDGPGGPGGPGTPPVRRTAAAARVAGLFARYGAARPQLLADWAAGRDDAPGAPLPADLRWQPEVFRAVRERVGLPAPAELLDDACAALRTDPALSDLGPRLAVFLVTRLATSRLRVLSALAEHREVHLLLQHPSPALWDATAAALRTDPGPRRAAWAAHAPGRHPLLRSMARDVRELQVRLAHAAPGHTDVHHPAPEPAPTLLGTLQAALARDAEPAPGPDPGDRSVQVHACHGRARQVEVLREVVLGLLDADPTLQPRDVLVACPDVETFAPLVSAAFATDSHPGGGLRVQVADRSALRTNPLLGLAVRLLGLAQSRAGATEVLDLAAAAPVRRRFDLDDEDLEQLREWTVAAGVHWGLSARHRGAWQLGSLDQGTWRAGLDRLLVGVAVGGAVEDDLVGRTGEDGLLGAVVPLADVESSRIDLAGRFAELLDRLDAAVTRLQGRHGVAAWCDTLLDAVLDLADTAPEDAWQVAQLRRELGVVAHDAARAGTARVGLTDVAATISERFAAHPQRANFRTGALTVCTPAPVRAVPHRVVCLLGMDDGAFPRAGGPDADDVLARDPHVGDRDPRGEDRQVLLDLVRSARDALVVTYSGRDVRTGAVLPPAVPVGEVLDALEAAHPGVRARIEVHHPLQPTDRRNFTPGALGTDGPFSHDGTAFSGADAGHREPAPVPPFLPAALPPAPAADLDLDTLVQFLQHPARGFLRQRLDVASATREEEPDDALPVQLDALQKWAVGDRALAARLRGVAAPEVVRLEGARGGLPPGPLGVAVLREVGPVVDAIAGVAAEFDTAPPRSVDVELDLDVPGVGQLRLTGNVRGVRPVRGGGRATGEVAVTTVYSRIKGKQTLRAWVELLALSAAHPGTEFRTVLVGRGDRGSTGLLTLGPVRSDAARDLLVDLLELRAVGLRFPLPLPVDTAAAWAQEAWRGRAPDACLRAARRAWTSDFSFDKEDRQEENVTVWGAERPVEHLVRWEPPTTLPPGVPTTFEGLVRRVWEPLLGVQRMDER from the coding sequence GTGCTCCACGTCCACCGCTCCGAGAGCGCGAACACCCTGGTGACCGCCCTCGCCGGCCTCCTGCGCGACCCCGCGCCGGGCGCCGACCCGTTCGCCCCCGACGTCCTCGCCGTGGGGGCCCGCGGCACCGAGCGGTGGATCGCGCAGCGGCTGTCGCACCACCTCGGCGCCGGCGACCCCGCCGCGGGCGGCGGGGACGACGGGATCTGCGCGCGGGTGGACACCTCCTCCCCGGCGCACCTGCTCGACGGGGTCCTCGCCGCGGCGCTCGAGCGCACCCGCCCCGGGACCGGCGACGCCGTCGAGCGGTGGGCGCCGTCGTCGCTGACGTGGGACGTCCTGGAGGTCCTCGACGAGATCGCCCCCGCCGACGGCGGCCCCGCCCCCGACGGGCGCCCGGAGTTCGCCCTCCTGCGCCACCACCTGCGCCACCACCCCGGCGACGACGGCCCGGGCGGCCCGGGGGGCCCGGGCACCCCGCCCGTGCGCCGGACGGCCGCCGCGGCCCGGGTGGCGGGGCTGTTCGCCCGCTACGGCGCGGCCCGCCCGCAGCTGCTCGCGGACTGGGCCGCCGGGCGCGACGACGCCCCCGGCGCCCCGCTGCCCGCGGACCTGCGCTGGCAGCCGGAGGTGTTCCGCGCCGTGCGCGAGCGCGTCGGCCTGCCCGCGCCCGCCGAACTGCTCGACGACGCCTGCGCCGCCCTGCGCACCGACCCGGCCCTGAGCGACCTCGGGCCCCGCCTCGCGGTGTTCCTCGTGACCCGCCTGGCCACCAGCCGGCTGCGGGTGCTGTCCGCGCTCGCCGAGCACCGCGAGGTCCACCTCCTCCTCCAGCACCCCAGCCCCGCGCTGTGGGACGCCACCGCCGCGGCGCTGCGCACGGACCCGGGACCGCGGCGCGCGGCCTGGGCGGCCCACGCCCCCGGCCGCCACCCGCTGCTGCGGTCCATGGCCCGCGACGTGCGGGAGCTGCAGGTGCGCCTGGCCCACGCCGCCCCCGGGCACACCGACGTCCACCACCCCGCCCCGGAACCGGCGCCCACCCTGCTCGGGACCCTCCAGGCGGCCCTGGCCCGCGACGCCGAGCCCGCCCCCGGGCCGGACCCGGGGGACCGCTCGGTGCAGGTGCACGCCTGCCACGGCCGCGCCCGGCAGGTCGAGGTGCTGCGCGAGGTCGTCCTCGGCCTCCTCGACGCCGACCCGACGCTGCAGCCGCGCGACGTCCTCGTCGCGTGCCCCGACGTCGAGACCTTCGCCCCGCTGGTCTCGGCCGCCTTCGCCACCGACTCCCACCCCGGCGGGGGGCTGCGGGTGCAGGTCGCCGACCGCTCCGCGCTGCGGACCAACCCGCTGCTCGGTCTCGCCGTCCGGCTGCTGGGGCTGGCGCAGTCGCGGGCCGGCGCCACCGAGGTCCTGGACCTCGCCGCCGCCGCCCCGGTGCGCCGCCGCTTCGACCTCGACGACGAGGACCTCGAGCAGCTGCGCGAGTGGACCGTCGCCGCCGGGGTGCACTGGGGCCTCAGCGCCCGCCACCGCGGCGCCTGGCAGCTCGGCTCCCTGGACCAGGGGACGTGGCGGGCCGGGCTGGACCGCCTCCTCGTCGGGGTCGCCGTCGGCGGCGCCGTCGAGGACGACCTCGTCGGGCGCACCGGGGAGGACGGGCTGCTCGGCGCGGTCGTCCCGCTGGCCGACGTGGAGTCCAGCCGCATCGACCTCGCCGGCCGGTTCGCCGAGCTCCTCGACCGCCTCGACGCCGCCGTCACCCGCCTGCAGGGCCGGCACGGCGTCGCCGCCTGGTGCGACACGCTCCTCGACGCCGTCCTCGACCTCGCCGACACCGCCCCCGAGGACGCCTGGCAGGTCGCGCAGCTGCGCCGGGAGCTCGGCGTCGTCGCCCACGACGCCGCCCGCGCCGGGACCGCGCGGGTCGGCCTGACCGACGTCGCCGCCACGATCTCCGAACGCTTCGCCGCGCACCCGCAGCGGGCGAACTTCCGCACCGGGGCCCTCACCGTCTGCACCCCCGCCCCGGTGCGCGCCGTCCCGCACCGCGTCGTCTGCCTGCTCGGCATGGACGACGGCGCCTTCCCCCGGGCGGGCGGCCCCGACGCCGACGACGTCCTCGCCCGCGACCCCCACGTCGGCGACCGCGACCCGCGCGGCGAGGACCGCCAGGTCCTGCTCGACCTCGTCCGCTCCGCCCGGGACGCCCTCGTCGTCACCTACTCCGGGCGCGACGTCCGCACCGGGGCGGTGCTGCCGCCCGCGGTGCCGGTGGGGGAGGTCCTCGACGCCCTGGAGGCCGCCCACCCCGGGGTGCGCGCGCGCATCGAGGTCCACCACCCCCTGCAGCCCACCGACCGGCGCAACTTCACCCCCGGGGCCCTGGGCACCGACGGGCCCTTCAGCCACGACGGCACGGCGTTCTCCGGAGCCGACGCCGGGCACCGCGAACCCGCCCCCGTCCCGCCGTTCCTGCCCGCGGCCCTGCCGCCGGCCCCCGCCGCGGACCTCGACCTCGACACCCTCGTGCAGTTCCTCCAGCACCCCGCCCGGGGGTTCCTGCGCCAGCGCCTCGACGTCGCCTCCGCCACCCGCGAGGAGGAACCCGACGACGCGCTCCCCGTGCAGCTGGACGCCCTGCAGAAGTGGGCGGTGGGCGACCGCGCGCTCGCGGCCCGGCTGCGGGGGGTCGCGGCCCCCGAGGTCGTGCGGCTGGAGGGCGCCCGCGGCGGCCTGCCGCCCGGGCCGCTGGGGGTGGCGGTGCTGCGCGAGGTCGGCCCGGTCGTCGACGCCATCGCCGGGGTCGCCGCCGAGTTCGACACCGCCCCCCCGCGCAGCGTCGACGTCGAGCTCGACCTCGACGTCCCCGGCGTCGGGCAGCTGCGCCTGACCGGCAACGTCCGCGGGGTCCGTCCGGTGCGCGGCGGGGGCCGGGCCACCGGCGAGGTCGCCGTCACCACCGTCTACTCCCGCATCAAGGGCAAGCAGACGCTGCGGGCCTGGGTCGAGCTGCTCGCGCTGTCCGCCGCCCACCCGGGGACGGAGTTCCGGACCGTCCTCGTCGGGCGCGGGGACCGCGGCAGCACCGGGTTGCTGACCCTGGGCCCGGTGCGCTCCGACGCGGCCCGGGACCTGCTGGTGGACCTGCTGGAGCTGCGCGCGGTCGGGCTGCGGTTCCCGCTGCCGCTGCCGGTGGACACCGCCGCGGCGTGGGCGCAGGAGGCCTGGCGCGGGCGCGCCCCCGACGCCTGCCTGCGGGCGGCGCGGCGGGCCTGGACCTCGGACTTCTCCTTCGACAAGGAGGACCGGCAGGAGGAGAACGTGACCGTGTGGGGTGCGGAGCGACCCGTCGAGCACCTGGTGCGGTGGGAACCGCCGACGACCCTGCCCCCGGGCGTCCCGACCACGTTCGAGGGGTTGGTGCGCCGGGTGTGGGAACCCCTGCTGGGGGTCCAGCGGATGGACGAGCGGTGA
- a CDS encoding nitroreductase family deazaflavin-dependent oxidoreductase, which translates to MPLTGEYEPSPEAWVREQVEKYEASDGKEAGDLRGMPVIVLTTKGAKSGKLRKQALMRVEHGGSYAAVASLGGSPKNPVWYHNLKANPLAELQDGAVKKDYLAREVTGEEKALWWERSVAAYPDYADYQLKTEREIPVFVLEPVE; encoded by the coding sequence ATGCCGTTGACAGGAGAGTACGAACCGAGCCCCGAGGCCTGGGTCCGGGAGCAGGTCGAGAAGTACGAGGCGTCCGACGGGAAGGAGGCGGGCGACCTGCGGGGGATGCCCGTCATCGTCCTGACGACGAAGGGCGCGAAGTCGGGGAAGCTGCGCAAGCAGGCCCTGATGCGCGTGGAGCACGGGGGCAGCTACGCCGCCGTGGCCTCGCTGGGCGGTTCCCCGAAGAACCCCGTCTGGTACCACAACCTCAAGGCCAACCCGCTGGCCGAGCTGCAGGACGGCGCGGTCAAGAAGGACTACCTGGCCCGCGAGGTGACGGGCGAGGAGAAGGCGCTGTGGTGGGAGCGCTCCGTCGCGGCCTACCCCGACTACGCCGACTACCAGCTGAAGACGGAGCGGGAGATCCCGGTGTTCGTCCTGGAGCCCGTGGAGTGA
- a CDS encoding threonine/serine ThrE exporter family protein, with product MLALRTAGRLRSRLAEVIAGEASPVPDPLTEGALTRDDVLDVLDAMVRMSEALLSAGASAADVTALTLRAAAGSGLVHTQVDITFTAVIVSTAGPDRQPLTAVRVVRLRATDYARLSRLYELAHAAADGMPPAEITTRLKRLLSQRRPYRGSVSTLGAMGLAASVAVLLGGSWAVALSAALVTGFLQVLLLAANQRGLPAFFQQVAGAGLATTFALALLVWQPHLPGWVGPLPPSLVVGSGIVVLLAGWSLVGSAEDAISGFYVTAGARAFETVLLTTGLVLGIAGVLDLGQRAGITLSLSFSPGEAPALLVQVLAGAACALAWAVSGYADGRAVLLAALAGATATAAAGTGAILGLGPIASAGVAALLVGFLAEGTAWRWNVPGLVVSICGIVPLLPGLAIYRAIFALVGGSTSVGLTQLISAVGTALALAAGVTLGEFCSQPLRREFDRIEQRVRRRSLSRRF from the coding sequence GTGCTCGCCCTGCGTACCGCCGGACGCCTGCGCTCCCGGCTGGCCGAGGTCATCGCCGGGGAGGCGTCACCGGTCCCCGACCCCCTCACCGAGGGCGCCCTGACCCGGGACGACGTCCTCGACGTCCTGGACGCCATGGTGCGGATGAGCGAGGCGCTGCTCTCCGCCGGGGCGTCGGCCGCCGACGTCACCGCCCTCACGCTGCGGGCGGCGGCCGGGTCCGGCCTGGTGCACACCCAGGTCGACATCACCTTCACCGCCGTCATCGTCTCCACCGCCGGCCCGGACCGGCAGCCGCTGACCGCCGTGCGCGTCGTCAGGCTGCGCGCCACCGACTACGCCCGCCTCTCGCGCCTGTACGAGCTGGCCCACGCCGCCGCGGACGGCATGCCCCCGGCGGAGATCACCACCCGCCTGAAGCGGCTGCTCTCGCAGCGGCGCCCCTACCGCGGCTCCGTCTCCACGCTGGGGGCGATGGGCCTGGCGGCCTCCGTGGCCGTCCTCCTCGGCGGGAGCTGGGCCGTCGCCCTCAGCGCCGCCCTGGTCACCGGCTTCCTGCAGGTGCTGCTGCTCGCCGCCAACCAGCGCGGCCTGCCCGCCTTCTTCCAGCAGGTCGCCGGGGCGGGTCTGGCGACGACCTTCGCGCTGGCCCTGCTCGTCTGGCAGCCGCACCTGCCGGGCTGGGTGGGGCCGCTGCCGCCCTCGCTGGTCGTCGGCTCCGGCATCGTCGTGCTGCTGGCCGGGTGGTCCCTCGTCGGCTCCGCCGAGGACGCGATCTCCGGGTTCTACGTCACCGCCGGGGCCCGGGCCTTCGAGACGGTCCTGCTCACCACCGGCCTCGTGCTCGGCATCGCCGGCGTCCTCGACCTCGGCCAGCGGGCCGGGATCACCCTCAGCCTCAGCTTCTCGCCCGGGGAGGCCCCCGCCCTCCTCGTCCAGGTCCTCGCCGGGGCCGCCTGCGCCCTGGCGTGGGCGGTGTCCGGGTACGCCGACGGGCGGGCCGTGCTGCTCGCCGCGCTGGCCGGGGCGACCGCGACCGCCGCCGCCGGGACCGGCGCGATCCTGGGCCTGGGACCCATCGCCTCCGCGGGCGTCGCCGCCCTGCTCGTCGGGTTCCTCGCCGAGGGGACGGCGTGGCGGTGGAACGTCCCCGGGCTCGTCGTCTCGATCTGCGGCATCGTGCCGCTCCTGCCGGGGCTGGCCATCTACCGGGCCATCTTCGCCCTGGTCGGCGGGTCCACCTCGGTCGGGCTGACGCAGCTGATCTCCGCCGTGGGGACCGCGCTGGCGCTGGCCGCCGGGGTGACGCTGGGCGAGTTCTGCTCCCAGCCGCTGCGGCGGGAGTTCGACCGCATCGAGCAGCGCGTGCGCCGCCGCTCCCTCAGCCGGCGGTTCTGA
- a CDS encoding metal-dependent transcriptional regulator: MPRPSTTAAATPAAEDCLKTVYAAGEWSDAKITLSMLAQTMGVSASTASEAVRKLTDAGLLRHERYGGVELTEEGRTRALAVVRRHRLLETFLVADLGYSWDEVHEEAEVLEHVVSDRMLDRLDARLGHPERDPHGDPIPRPDGTVPRPGAHNLSDVPEGGTGVVARISDADPDVLRYFAELGIGLDLTVEVLQRRGFAGTTVVRLGTGREVDLGDPAVAAIWVLPVR, from the coding sequence GTGCCCCGCCCCTCGACCACGGCTGCCGCCACCCCGGCGGCGGAGGACTGCCTCAAGACCGTCTACGCGGCCGGGGAGTGGTCGGACGCGAAGATCACCCTCTCGATGCTGGCCCAGACCATGGGGGTGTCCGCCTCCACCGCCTCCGAGGCCGTGCGCAAGCTCACCGACGCCGGCCTGCTCCGCCACGAGCGCTACGGCGGGGTGGAGCTGACCGAGGAGGGACGCACCCGGGCGCTGGCCGTGGTGCGCCGGCACCGGCTGCTGGAGACCTTCCTCGTCGCCGACCTCGGCTACTCCTGGGACGAGGTCCACGAGGAGGCCGAGGTGCTCGAGCACGTCGTCTCCGACCGGATGCTGGACCGCCTCGACGCCCGCCTCGGCCACCCCGAGCGCGACCCGCACGGCGACCCCATCCCGCGTCCCGACGGCACCGTCCCCCGCCCCGGCGCGCACAACCTCTCCGACGTCCCCGAGGGCGGCACCGGCGTCGTGGCCCGCATCTCCGACGCCGATCCCGACGTCCTGCGCTACTTCGCCGAGCTCGGCATCGGCCTGGACCTGACGGTGGAGGTCCTGCAGCGCAGGGGGTTCGCCGGGACCACCGTGGTCCGGCTGGGCACCGGGCGCGAGGTCGACCTCGGCGACCCCGCCGTCGCCGCCATCTGGGTCCTGCCCGTCCGCTGA